GCGTCGCCGGAAACCACGTTGAACACGCCGGCCGGAATGCCCGCCTGTTCAGCCAGTACCGCGAGGGCGAATGCCGACAGCGGTGTTTCTTCCGACGGTTTGAGAATCATCGTGCAGCCAGCCGCCAGTGCCGGGCCGACCTTGCGGGTGACCATCGCCAGCGGGAAGTTCCACGGGGTGATCGCCGCGACCACGCCAATGGCCTCCTTGACCACAATGATTCGCGCATCGGCCTTATGGCTCGGAATCACGTCGCCATAGGCACGCTTGGCCTCTTCGGCAAACCACTCGAGGAAACTCGCGGCGTACACCACTTCGCCCATGGCTTCGGCCAACGGTTTGCCCTGTTCGCGACTGAGCAAGGTGGCCAGATCCTTCTGGTTACTCAGCATCAATTCGCCCCAGCGTTTGATGCGCTGGCTGCGTTCCTTGGCGGTCAACTTGCGCCACGCCGGCAACGCGCGGTTGGCAGCGTCGATGGCCAGGTTGGTTTCGGCGGCACCGGCCTTGTGCACATCGGCGATCAGCTCGCCGGTGGCCGGGTTCAGCACCGGGTAAGTAGCGCCGTCGCTGGCCCCTTCGCCGGTAAACCAGCGCCCATCGATGAAATTGCCGTTTCGGATCAACGCGCTCATGCCACGGCCTCGGTCAGGGTGAAGCGCTCCAGGCCAGGACGGGCCGAACGCAGGATACGTTTGCCGGCGGTGTAATCGTTGATCACGTCACACGGGGTGTAATTACGTTCCAGCTCGTGCAGCTCTTCGGCATCGAGTTTGGTCTCCAGGGCCGCCAGGGCACTGTCGAATTGTTCGGTGGTGTCGGCCCCCACCAGCATGCAATCGACACCCGGATGGTTGGCCACCCACGCCTGGGCGATCTGCGCATTGGACACCCCACGGGCGCGGGCCACGCGTTGCACCGAATGAGCGATCTGGAACGAGGCTTCGTCGCTGTACATCTGCTGGGTGAAGAAGTCGGTCTGGTTGCGGGTCGACTGCACGTCACCGGTCAGCAAACCACGGGCCAGCGGGCTGAACACCGAGACACCGAGGCCCTGGTCGCGGCAGAACGGAATCATCTCGCGCTCTTCCTCGCGGTAGGCGCAGTTCAGTTGCAGCTGCATGTTGATTGGCTTGACCCAACCGTTGCGCTCGCAGGCCATGAGGATTTTCGCCAGTTGCCCGGTGAGCATGGTCGAGACGCCGATGTAGCGTGCCTTGCCGGAGCGCACGATGTCGTTCATCGCGCTCATGGTCTCTTCGACCGGGGTGTTGACGTCGAAGTAGTGCAGCATGAAGACGTCGACGTAATCCATGTCCAGACGCTTCAACGAAGCGTCGATGCTGTCCATGATGTGCTTGCGCGAATGACCGCTGGCGTTGATCCCGCTGCGGGTGCCGTAGCCGACCTTGGTGGTGATCACCAGGTCTTCGCGACGGGCCAGGCGCTTGACGATGCGCCCCACCACTTCTTCACCGACGCCAGCGGAATAGAAGTCCGCCAGGTCGATGAAGTTCACCCCATTGTCCAGCGCGTGCTTGACGATCGGCTCGCTTTTCTTTTCATCGAAGATCCACGGTTTCCAGTCCGGGGTGCCCATGTTCATGGTGCCCAGGCACAGGCGCGAGACTTCAAGACCGGAGTTGCCCAAACGAATGTATTGCATGGTTCAGACCTCAGGCTTTTGGCGTGTAGAAAGGGTTGCTGATGTGGTTGACCACATCGGCCAACTGGGCGGTTTCCGGCTTGCCGGTCAGCGCGGCGCGGATCGCCGTACGGCAGGCGTTGTAGTTGTTCAGGTAGACCGCATCGAGGTCGTCGCAGGCCGGGTTGACCCAGTTGGCGGTGACGATGGCCCACTCGTCTTCGGCTTCCGGCGGCAACGTGCCGTCCAGCAATGCCTCCAGCACCGCCTTGGCGATACCGGCCTGGGACGCGCCCCAGGTAGCGTTGCCGTGCAGGTCGCTGTTGATCGCGGCCTTGTTCACATAGAGGGTCATTGGCTTGACCGGGATGTTCGGCTGGGCGATTACCATAAACGGGCAATGGCCTTGGCTTGGCGAGGCCAGGCTGTTGGCGAACGCCTGCCCGGCCGGGCCGTTGCGCGGGCCAATCAGGATGTTGATGTGGGCGGCATTGACGCCAGGGCCTTCGAAGCCTTCACCGATGTACAGGTCGAGTTGTTTCATGGGGTCGTTACTCTTGAGGTCACAGAGGGATTGTTCGGGATGATCAGACGCGCACGCAGGCAGTCAGCCGGGCGTGGCGAAAGTCGCTATTCGAAGAGCCCGGCTGGACGCCGGCAAGGGATGGGCTGTGAGGATGAGTCATGGCTGCAAACGCTCTTTTTTGTTGTTGATGAGCTGTGTTTGCGATTTTTTAACACCGGGGGCTGGAGGGGCTGTAACCATTAAAAGTCATGGGGGTATGACCTTGCGTCATACCCCCTGAAACAGCGGCGAATCAACTCGAATGCACGATGCCCTCGTCCGGCAAGTCGTCCAGCACTTCCGGCTGGCTGGGGTCCTCGGTGATCACCGTGAAGTCACTGACTTCGATGGCGCCCAGGCCATAACCGAGCAAGTGGAAGGAGAACGCCTTGCGCGATTCGGGGTTGTCGAAGCTGAAGTCCATCTGCAGCGGCTGGTCGCTGGTCACGACCATTTCTTCCGGCAGGCCCAGCGGCACGTCCTGCTCCATTTCCTTGGCCTTGAGCAGGATGTAGGCGGTTTCCTGCGGGTCGACCGCGCGCACCGTCAGGCGCACCCGGGTATGGGAGCCCTTGGGCATTTCCAGGTACTGAGCGCCGATCAGGTTGTCGGCCCAGTCATCCTTGACTTGCGCCTGCAACGGGATGATCGCCGAGCTGCCGAATTGATAATGCTGATTCAACGGGGTGCGCAGCAGGGTTCGGTCCAGGGCCGTGGCCCGGGCGGTGATCTGCCGTGCGCGCAGGCCGCCGTACTGGCCGATGAAACTGGCGCGTTCGGCAATGAAACCCTCGCTGTTGTAGTAGCGGCAACGCTGCTGGAAGTCGCATTCGGTGAGGGTGCCCTGGCCGTCGTGGTAGCGCAGCTTGCCGTTGGTGTACGACATGATTTCGCGGCCGGTGGTGTAGTCGCGAAACAGCGAGCGGCCACTGAGGGCGGACGGCACCGGCAAGGCGAAGTAGTCGAGGATCGAGGCGCTCAGGTCGACATGGCCGTAGACCCCGTGCTTGACCTTGGGCAACTCTGCCTGCTCCGGCGCCAGGGTCAGGTTGAAGCCCCAGGACGAGGCCAGGCGCACGCCGTCAATGCCATGGGATTCGTCGGAGGTGATGACCACCAGGGTGTCCTTGAGCACGCCTTGGCGCTCCAGGCCATCGAGAAAGGCGCCAAGGGCATCGTCGAGGTAACTGACCGCGGCCTGCTTCGCGGTGTCGTAGCGCTGCAGGTAGTCTTCCGGCGCCGAGTACGGCTGGTGCGTGCCAACGGTCAGCAGCGTCAACATCCACGGCTGCTGCTGTTTCTTCAGGCCACTGACATAGTCCAGCGCGCCCTCGAAGAACGCCTTGTCGTCCTTGCCCCAGGGGAATTCCAGGTAGTTGCTGTTGCTGAACCACTCCAGGCCATGGGTGGCGTCGAAGCCGATGTGCGGCATGATCTTGTCTTTGGCCATGAAGCGCAGGCCGGCGCCCTGCAGGTAATGGGTGGCGAAACCGTTCTTGTGCAACTGCGCCGGCAGGCAGGCCTGGTTGCGTTCGGTCTGGGTCAGCATCTCGACACCCTTGGGCGTGCCATTGTCGAGCTTGTCGTAGTCACCGCAGAGCATCGCGTACAGGCCACGAATGGTCTGGTGGCTGTGCAGCACGTAGTCCGGGGTGTTCATGCCGCGCTCGGCCCAACGGCTGAGGTTAGGCATGAGGTTTTCCTGATAACGGCTGTTCAGCGCCTCGCGATTGACCCCGACATAAGCCCCGGGAATCCCCTCCAGGGTGATGATCAGCACATTGCGCGCGCGCCCTGGGGCGGCCAGGAGTTTTTCGCCGTCGAGGTCGAGCTGGGTCAGGCCGGCCATTTGTGGCGGCACCTCTACCTGGTCGCCTTCCAGCCATTCTTCGCCACGCATCTGCAGATCGCCGACGGCAGCGGCCAGCAGTTGGTGCGGCAAGTTGAACTGGCGCCATTGATCGGCTTCGCTCGGGTGCAGGTACTGCGCGCCCCAGTGGGCGGTCAACAGCAGCACGGGGGCGGCCCAGGCACTGCGCGGCAGACGCGGCTGCGGCTGGGCGCGGCCCAGCCATTGGGTCGCCAGCCACAGGAGCAGCGCCAGCACCAGCGATGCCGCCAGCCATGGCTGGGCAAAACTGCCACTGGTGGATTTTTCGAGGAATTGCGGATCGACCAGGTAATTGAGGTCGGCGGCATTCGGCAGGCGGCCAACGGCGCTGACCAGTTCAGCGGTGGCAATGTTGAACAGGCCCCAGACCAGTAACAGCGGCACACTCAGCCATAGCGGCCGGCGATGCAGCAAGACCACCAGCAAACTGCCAATCCCCAGGTCCGAGAGATAGCCCATCGGGTCCGACCAACCCAGGGCCGCGCGCAAGCACAGCGGAACCACCAACACCAGGCCGATCAGGGCAGCGAGGCGCGCACGTGGTCGCTGCAACCAGTGACGAATAATCTTCACAAAAAGGCTTCCAGACATTAAATCTTCATATAGATGTGCTCGATGTTACCAAGGGATACACACAAAGACCCTCTTAAACTCCAGGCCTGTCGCGATCGAAGCGGTCGATCCTCATGGCACGAGCGCCGATAAGCCGGCTAATTGTCCGTAAAGCTTGGGTTAGAGCGCTGTAAGAAAACTCTGTAAAGCCCTTCCCCAAGCACTCGGCAAGTTGTTTCAGGCTGTTTAATGACGCCCACACCCCATCCTTCGCACGCAGTCGCCCGCCCGAGCTGAAAAAATCCCAAGCTCTGCTAACGTCAGCAATGCAGTCGATCACTCTCAACCCTCAGAGGGACTCCAGCATGTCGACCCCAGCGCTGCCGTTGATCACCCGCGTCAAAGCTTCGCTCTGTGCCACGGCACTGGGTGCCACGCTGCTGGCGTTGAGCGCCTGTAGCAGCATCGATGCGCAAACCACCGCCTACGTCGGCGTGCCCCATCCGGCACCGACCCTGGCAGCGAATGTCCAGGTCCTGCGCAGTGAACCGCTGCGCCCGCACATTCGTCTGGGCGAGGTGCTGATCGACGCCAGCGTCGACCCGGCCCCACCGATTACCGATGTCGAACAGAAACTGCGCGAAGAAGCGGCGAAGATTGGCGGAGACGCAGCGGTGGTGGTGTATGACCGCATCCAGCCGGTCGGCATCTACGTCAACGGCCCGCTGTGGGCACGGGATGCGCAGCAGATCGACGGGCGCAAGCTCAAGGCGATCGTGATCCAGTACCGCTGATTCCACCGGCAAAGCCGTTGACGGCTGACAAGGTTCGGTCACGAAAAATCATTACATTACTGGATAATTCGATATAGCTACCTACGCTAAACCTCCAGTAGCGCTATTTCGAATCAGCAGCGTCGTGAAACCCAAGGGGAAGGAGTCTTCATGCTTTTCGGCCGTCCGCGCGTCTCGTTGGTGAGCTTGACCCTGTTGTCGCTGGCGGTTGCCCAGCAGGCCCATGCCGGCGGCATCATGCTCTACGAAATCGGCACCGATAACGCCGGCCTCGCCAATGCCGGCGCCGCCGCTCGCGCCCAGGGCCCTTCGACCATCGCCAGCAACCCCGCCGGCATGAGTTACCTGTCGGGCACGCAGATCACCGGCGGCCTGCAGGTGCTGTATGGCGACATCAGTTTCAGCCGCGACGGCAACACCAACGTCTCGGGCAGCAACAGCGGCAACGCCCTCGATCCGATCCCTGGCGCGAGCTTTTTTATCAGCCATCAACTCGACGACAACTGGAGTGTCGGCTTCGGCTCCTACGGTGACTTCGGCCTGGCGGTCAACTACGACAACGACTGGTCGGGGCGCTACTTCGCGCAAAACTCCAGCATCGCCGGGCTGTCCCTGGTGCCCAGCGTCGCCTACCGCTTCGACGATCAGTGGTCGGTGGGCGTCGGCGTCAAGGCCATGTACGGCATGCTCCAGGCCCAGACCGCGATCGACCGATCGCCGCTGGGTCTGCTCGATCGCGGTGACGGTCAGTACAAATACAAGGACAGCGATTGGGGCTATGGCGCCAACGTCGGGGTGATCTACGCCCCGCAACCCGGTACGCGCATCGGCCTGGCCTATACCAGCCAGGTCGACCTCGACTTCAAGGACAACCTCGACGTCAAGGGCAATGGCGCGGTGCTCGATCGCCTCGATGGCACCGACACCCAGCTGTCGATGCAGGTGCCGCAGACCGTCACCCTCAGTCTGTTCCAGCAACTCGACCAGCAGTGGGCATTGCTCGCTTCGGTGAATTGGCAGGACTGGTCGGAATTCGGCGAAGTCGGCATCGACGTCGACACCGCCGTTGCCGGTGCACGTTCGACCACCGTGGATGCCAAGTACAAGGACACCTACCAACTGGCACTGGGCGCACAATACCAGGCCACTGAACAGTGGCTGTGGAATGTCGGCGTGGCCTATGACAGCAGCGCCGTTTCCGACAGCCATCGTTCGGTGGTGGTGCCCATGGCCGAGTCCTGGCGCCTGGCCACCGGTGCCACCTACGCATTGGACAAGGACACCGACATCAACCTCAGCTGGGCCATGGTCTGGCTCGGCGACATGCCGGTGGATCAGAGTAAATCCCTGTCCGGCGATCGAATTTCAGGACAGTTCGACAACACCTGGATTCAAGCCGTGACCGGCAACATGACCTGGCGTTTCTGACGCTTCCACCCCTTACACCTGAACAAAGGCAATTAAAAACATGGAGTCAAATGCTATGAGCTTGTCACGCAAACTGATCTTCGGCGCCGCACTGACCAGCCTGCTGCTGGGTGGTTGCACCTCGAAAATTACCGAGAAGGACCAGTACTCCGGATTCCTGTCCAACTACAACAACATGGA
This region of Pseudomonas fluorescens genomic DNA includes:
- a CDS encoding aldo/keto reductase; amino-acid sequence: MQYIRLGNSGLEVSRLCLGTMNMGTPDWKPWIFDEKKSEPIVKHALDNGVNFIDLADFYSAGVGEEVVGRIVKRLARREDLVITTKVGYGTRSGINASGHSRKHIMDSIDASLKRLDMDYVDVFMLHYFDVNTPVEETMSAMNDIVRSGKARYIGVSTMLTGQLAKILMACERNGWVKPINMQLQLNCAYREEEREMIPFCRDQGLGVSVFSPLARGLLTGDVQSTRNQTDFFTQQMYSDEASFQIAHSVQRVARARGVSNAQIAQAWVANHPGVDCMLVGADTTEQFDSALAALETKLDAEELHELERNYTPCDVINDYTAGKRILRSARPGLERFTLTEAVA
- the fae gene encoding formaldehyde-activating enzyme, encoding MKQLDLYIGEGFEGPGVNAAHINILIGPRNGPAGQAFANSLASPSQGHCPFMVIAQPNIPVKPMTLYVNKAAINSDLHGNATWGASQAGIAKAVLEALLDGTLPPEAEDEWAIVTANWVNPACDDLDAVYLNNYNACRTAIRAALTGKPETAQLADVVNHISNPFYTPKA
- a CDS encoding LTA synthase family protein — protein: MSGSLFVKIIRHWLQRPRARLAALIGLVLVVPLCLRAALGWSDPMGYLSDLGIGSLLVVLLHRRPLWLSVPLLLVWGLFNIATAELVSAVGRLPNAADLNYLVDPQFLEKSTSGSFAQPWLAASLVLALLLWLATQWLGRAQPQPRLPRSAWAAPVLLLTAHWGAQYLHPSEADQWRQFNLPHQLLAAAVGDLQMRGEEWLEGDQVEVPPQMAGLTQLDLDGEKLLAAPGRARNVLIITLEGIPGAYVGVNREALNSRYQENLMPNLSRWAERGMNTPDYVLHSHQTIRGLYAMLCGDYDKLDNGTPKGVEMLTQTERNQACLPAQLHKNGFATHYLQGAGLRFMAKDKIMPHIGFDATHGLEWFSNSNYLEFPWGKDDKAFFEGALDYVSGLKKQQQPWMLTLLTVGTHQPYSAPEDYLQRYDTAKQAAVSYLDDALGAFLDGLERQGVLKDTLVVITSDESHGIDGVRLASSWGFNLTLAPEQAELPKVKHGVYGHVDLSASILDYFALPVPSALSGRSLFRDYTTGREIMSYTNGKLRYHDGQGTLTECDFQQRCRYYNSEGFIAERASFIGQYGGLRARQITARATALDRTLLRTPLNQHYQFGSSAIIPLQAQVKDDWADNLIGAQYLEMPKGSHTRVRLTVRAVDPQETAYILLKAKEMEQDVPLGLPEEMVVTSDQPLQMDFSFDNPESRKAFSFHLLGYGLGAIEVSDFTVITEDPSQPEVLDDLPDEGIVHSS
- a CDS encoding OmpP1/FadL family transporter, which translates into the protein MLFGRPRVSLVSLTLLSLAVAQQAHAGGIMLYEIGTDNAGLANAGAAARAQGPSTIASNPAGMSYLSGTQITGGLQVLYGDISFSRDGNTNVSGSNSGNALDPIPGASFFISHQLDDNWSVGFGSYGDFGLAVNYDNDWSGRYFAQNSSIAGLSLVPSVAYRFDDQWSVGVGVKAMYGMLQAQTAIDRSPLGLLDRGDGQYKYKDSDWGYGANVGVIYAPQPGTRIGLAYTSQVDLDFKDNLDVKGNGAVLDRLDGTDTQLSMQVPQTVTLSLFQQLDQQWALLASVNWQDWSEFGEVGIDVDTAVAGARSTTVDAKYKDTYQLALGAQYQATEQWLWNVGVAYDSSAVSDSHRSVVVPMAESWRLATGATYALDKDTDINLSWAMVWLGDMPVDQSKSLSGDRISGQFDNTWIQAVTGNMTWRF